The following DNA comes from Pomacea canaliculata isolate SZHN2017 linkage group LG10, ASM307304v1, whole genome shotgun sequence.
agagagagagacgggtgAATGGACAGAGTTGACCAAATGAAATGGAAACATTATATTTCGTGTAGCTAGAAGTAGGTCCTTGTAACCTCTGGTTCTCTACTCGTTTATTGAACAGGTTTGAGGGTGTTCGctctttgcatttttgttttctgcttgaaTTTTATTGGTGTTTTGTGGTTTTAATGTACCGACCTGTACTTTTTATGATAACATCGACATTGTGCTGGATTGTTTATTCACCCGTGGCTTGTTATTCTTCCTATTCTGATATCAACTCTCGTCGCCGTCGTAGTTTCTTCGTTTATACAAGTCGTTCCTGCGACAGACAGTCCATTAGTGTCACgtgcttttaacattttattgtaatttctGCTCTGTGATCAGTAGGACATTCTCCTGATCATTTGATCTACGTTTGTAATTATTGATGTGTTCTGCGTCAGACGTTGGTGTTGACGTGTATGAATGCTGTGAGAGTGACTAATGTATAATTCCTGTGACGTCAGACGCCGGTGCTGATGCCGATGCTGTTCCCACTTGTCGTGTTGCTGTCGTGCTGCGGTCCCTCACTAGGGTATTCTACAGGTCCGCCGACATCGGCCTGCACCGACATGTACCCGGAAGGGCACAATGCTGATGCCCAGACCACCATCCTTCCGTTTGAACTCTTAGTCAGCAACACAACATTCACACCTAATGCAAAGATTGTGGGTAAGTGTATTCTTGGAAGTGAGGTTTGCgcacttttactattttttattaatagtaTAAATCTataaatgttattgttgttattagtagtagtagtatagacaacaacaataacgccacatgcaaacagaaaagaaggGGTGTGGAGGGTAAGGAGGTTGAGATAAAGAAGCCACTGGAGGTACTGAGGCAAGAGATGGGTCTGAAGTTACGTTGCAGGTCAAGTCTTCAATGCCGACCATGTTCTTCAAAGGAATGTTCGTACAGGCCCGCCTTGCTGGGAATTGTAGCAACACTTCCCCTGTCGGCACTTTCTCCATCCCTACAGGTGACACCTACCTGCAGCTACTGTCCTGTGGTCAATTATCTGTACGTACCTAGTGAAAAATTCACACGATACATTTTAATTTGCGGATTGGTTGTTTGTATTCAATGTCTAAGGCCGTATTCATAAAACAAGGAGAGGTCGTTACCCGGTTCCAAACCTCccgaatattttgttttgtattttgacaCTGATTAATAAATACAGTTCCAAGGGTAAAGCAACACCTGTGGAATCTGGATGTAACTTTATTTAATGCCACTATACACAAACAAGATGCCTTCatgaattatataaatatataacagataaaatgcaaaaagttatatataaaaacgtaaaaataatatatatatacacatttttgtacataacatggttaataattttatttttctagtcGTAGAACGTTCAGTGCTCTGCTTGAGGTTTTCAATTGTTCAGCCCATGTGTAAGAACAAACATTCACGTACTCTCTCAGCTACAACAACATCACTTGAACGttaaaaaagtggaaaaaaaatgtttgaaaacttttagTAAAGTTGACTGGGATTTTGGGGTCAGTCTCTATAAAGAGATTGAtcataattttctttacattGTTTTCAGAGCTCAATATCCCACAAGAACTCCTTAGTCCAGATTCACTCGAAAAACTTTACCTGGACTGCACCGTCCACTGCCACTGGCCGCATCTTCTTCAGGTGAGTCGTGACCACAGGTAGATACAACAGTCgtgaaacaaaatatcaaaaagcGTTTAGACTCCCTGCCATCATGTCCCTCTCGGTACAGCCTTTCCTACCCACAGCTATGAACTGAAATGTTATCAAGTAATAAGAATAATGAAGGTTACTGGACGGCCATTACCTCTTCACAAAGTGACAGTAGCAATAAAGGGTTGGACATGAATCAGTTGGAGAGAATACTATGTGGACTTTTACCAAGTTCTGTATGTTTTCTGACTGCAGGGCGACCGTGGTGAAGAGCAAACAGGAGTTCTGGACTAACGTCTTCTCCCCCTACGTCAAGCCTGTGTCAGACACGAGTAGTCCGCCCACAACAGGCTGTGAGGTGCGTAAGACCCTCGTACAGACCTCGACACCAGCATCATCCAGCTATAAGACATCATCGACAGTGTCGTCGAGTACAAGGGTGTCATCGACACTGACGACGAGGACAACGACGAGGCTAACGACGAAAAGAACAACATCGCTATACACGTCAGGCACATCGATTATCTCCCCTGCGCGGCTGCTGGCGGCTGTGGCTTGTGTTATCGCTCTTGCTGCAAGGGTCTGATGTCGCAAGGCATCTTTgagctggaaaaaaatttgaatttgtCTCTTGTTTTTACTTATGGGTACTTTTAACGGTGTGCCTTCAACTTTAGCTGCCTGCTGAAATATGTTTGCTGTCATAGTCAAATGAATATGCTAGAAGTTATAAAATAacggatttaaaaaaattgtgtatttaaTTCTTTACATTCTCATtaagttttcaaataaaaagaaaatgagtggCGACATTTTGAATTGCCGTAGGCATAGGTTTCTTTCCTGATTATCGTCTGCCTGTAAATAGCAAGATTATTCTGTGTACATAAATGGTTTGAAATGATAtaacatttgaaacaaaaatttactttctttcataCCTGTATATCATCTTTTCGAAATATCTAGTGTGTCTGTGCAGCTATCGTTGTTACCATTCGATTCACTGGGCATGTTCGCTTCTTTACatagacattattattattgttgttgttaaaattttttattcttatttttgacGCATTGGTGAGGGGAGGAGAGTTTTCCAGTAGGGAGATTCAGACACGGAACACTACTATTTGTGTGGGAACAAGAACagcacaagaaaaagagaaaaagtctgTACTGTGGACTCCAGGTTAAGTAATATAGCAATTGATGATTATTAAAATACGATCGAAAGAAATATCCCACGGAGACGAATTGACCATAAAACTGAGCTtcgtctaaaaataaaaaaaaggatgaagacACATCTACTGTCCACActtacatgaatttttttgcaatcctgtatatttgtaaattgcTATTGCTATTGGTTATTCACGTACTGTTGACTTCTAATAGAAAGGCCTTGTTTTAATCAAACATTATATGATAAAAAATCCACTagtataaaagaaataatgtattttgaattttttttcatttttcaatcagtgtgtgtgtcagtgtgtgccCACCAAAAAGCAATTCGCGCAAGTTTTCCTAAGCTAGCATCACACGGTCTTCATGACTCATTCATACAAacgtttatttctttttattcctgatGTTACCAATGTAGGGGGTCATGCATTTTTTCCTCGACTTTTTTTATCTGGACAAACGTGAAGAAAATGACCTCAGGTATGGAAGCTACTCTGTGTTGAGAATTATGCTGCATTGAACTCCAATTGACCTTATCCCTTGCTTAGGTCTCGTAACAACCATTTTTCTCACTGAGCAAACTGTACAACCCTCACCTCTGGCTCCCTGGCtcctatttatatttttctagaaTATCTTCAATTACACGCTTTCGCACgtagaccacacacacacacacgcttttAAAGGTGTCAGACACGGATAAAACTAATTGTTCATTGACAAAAGAATTAAATCCAAGAAAGAACATACACATCCGATGATACTGCTGATGTCACAGACTGcgctctctcactcacagtTCACGACACTTTCTTCCAGTCTGTTACACACTCCGTTATTCTTATTCTCCCTTTGATACCACTCTTCGCTATTTGACCCCCTTCCTGTCACTCGTATCACTAGAACTGGGTCAGGGACTAAAGGAATCAGTTTAAAGAATGGACCGGGGAGCGGGGAGGGTCAATGACCGCACATGACATGAAATGTTCAGGACACGGTTAATTTTGTCTTCTTGGTTATGCTTTACCTTATCTTAAATTTTTGTCTTCCCAGTCATTTTGTccacaatcaaaataataagCCCGGAAAGTTTTACATAACACAACCTGCGAAAACCACCAAAAGGTATGACATGAAATAACCTTCACGGTACAGTGACCCTCAAAGAGGTCACGCAAACTGATCGTGTGGCTGGCCTACTCAGCAGTCTTCCGACACCCGGGAGTGAACAGGGTGGTAAGCAAAGATCGAGTCATACAGATTAATTTTCACCGTGTATACTGTGTACTTCTCCGAGAAAAGTACACGTCTAGACAGTCCTCCCTGCAACTTCTGTTCGACACCTGGCCACGAATCTAAAGCCAACTTCATTTCACATCAGTTAAACCTGTCTTCTCTTCATCCCTGTGCTGATTGTGTGGTAGAAGATTCGAAGGACACCAACTACTTCCTGGCTTTTCAAGGGATCCTCTTCCGACATTCCTAAAATCTGACACTCAAGTCTCGCTGTTAATGAACTTTTACAATGCAGGTAGGTTGTTCTTCTCAATACAGCTATGTCATTGTTGACAGAGTTTGCTCTTTACaagttgtttaaaataataatgacaacaataattttaataattattattatatactgcagtcttttgtctgtttgctgCGCTTCTACCCAGAAGTGGAGAAAGTATCGCTGTTTATGTCCGCTAGAGGTTGGAGTGTATAAGGACCTCTGTACTAACTATAAGGTTAGTTTAGAGCCATGAGGTGGAGACAATACTCACTTGGCGTGGGGATGAGAAATAATATGGGGAGTGGGGTGAGATGTGCTCGAAAATTTCGTTACGCACTGTCTTTACTTGACCAAACCTTCCCGGTCTGAACCTGATCAATAATTATCATAGATCCCTAATtcttaattagaaaaaaaaaacccactccgAGCATCGGTTCCAAATATAATGAAACATTCTACAATGCAAGGCATAAACGAGCACGAGAAAGTTCCATGCTAGCATCATCCTAGGACATTTTCCTTTTGCTGGTTAAAGAACATAAGTCGCAAGTCTAAGAGCAGCCAGGTTTGAAGTGAAATGGTTTATAAACATTCGGAAACGCAAGCTAGATCACAGATTTACATGAAACCAGTTAATTCGtatttttgtagcttttaatTCAAAATGAAAGGTGTCAAACCCTCGAGATTGCCTATGATTTTAGATGCTGGCCATACTATTTTCTGCCGTCCTGCTGTCGTGCTGCGGACCATCTCTGGCGTACTCGGAAGGAGCACCGCAAAGCGCATGCGTAGACATGTTCCCTAGCGGACATGACGTTAAGGCTCAGTCCTCCACACCGCCATACGAGCTGTTGGTCAGCAGCACTAGTCTCACAGCCAACACACAGTACAGTGGTACGTAAACTCCATTGCTAAGTCGTTTATTAAGTATATCCCTTGGCCTTTTTCAATGGGTAAACGCTaacagcggcagcagcagcagcaacaacaataatcaagtgtatattcaaagtaaaaatatagATACATTATGTACAATTTGAAAGTTAGGATTTGAAATATGAATTTCCTAAGAGAAGTTCTCATTCTCAACTAACCATGAATAATGTGCAGtgaccctgcaactgaaggcggACACGAATACTCACCACTTCGTGGGATTGTTCGTGCAAGCGCGTCTTGCCGATGACTGCAGCGTCACATCCCCCATCGGCAACTTCTCCATCCCATCCTACGAACAATTCTTGATGCAAATGTCTTGCAATGCAGCAAACGTGGGTTTTAAActgagtatttttatatatcgcactaaaacattttaataataattgcacACATTTATCGAACTACAAATGCATGTGAATGTCTATGAACACATCTAGACAATTATGAACACGTCTAGACAATTGCACGTCTACGTGGACATTATTGTGTCCATCCTCATGCTTTTAATACAGTTAGTGCAAAATTTTCTGTCTCCCGTTTTTATGAACTGCAGGATGCGTTGACTCAGAACAATGCAGTTATGAGTATGGAGGAGAGCAAGTGGTT
Coding sequences within:
- the LOC112574171 gene encoding putative defense protein; amino-acid sequence: MKTPVLMPMLFPLVVLLSCCGPSLGYSTGPPTSACTDMYPEGHNADAQTTILPFELLVSNTTFTPNAKIVVTLQVKSSMPTMFFKGMFVQARLAGNCSNTSPVGTFSIPTGDTYLQLLSCGQLSSSISHKNSLVQIHSKNFTWTAPSTATGRIFFRATVVKSKQEFWTNVFSPYVKPVSDTSSPPTTGCEVRKTLVQTSTPASSSYKTSSTVSSSTRVSSTLTTRTTTRLTTKRTTSLYTSGTSIISPARLLAAVACVIALAARV
- the LOC112574173 gene encoding putative defense protein Hdd11-like, whose amino-acid sequence is MQMLAILFSAVLLSCCGPSLAYSEGAPQSACVDMFPSGHDVKAQSSTPPYELLVSSTSLTANTQYSVTLQLKADTNTHHFVGLFVQARLADDCSVTSPIGNFSIPSYEQFLMQMSCNAANDALTQNNAVMSMEESKWFTWTSPPTIPGTIYFRATVVYEKTSFWTNVYSNFLLPSGAKPNPQVCALVPTTTSSTTTVTSTKVSSTVRTSDASIVSLAGVLTAVVGVVALAARM